A window from Malassezia restricta chromosome I, complete sequence encodes these proteins:
- a CDS encoding serine/threonine-protein phosphatase 2A activator produces the protein MPPSGALAPEARHVLVHKLREPVEAPSVSTRPTAPGPTDPFEGAQTPRRVPRTFSSDALPRKRILTQRHLDHFSTTTAFAEILGMIRTCNEAIKGKKLNENVEESVPIKAVLHIVAQVRTLVDETPRDTESAQNSRFGNPAFRELYKKIVEHVDTWMQSLPGLEHDARARQELAVYFNEAWGNAKRIDYGSGMELNFLCWLLCLVKLGVLDLDRDATSLVLRVFWSYIETMRVVQATYWLEPAGSHGVWGLDDYQFLPFLWGAGQLVDHPYLRPKSIHDREIVDECAPAYMYFACIQAINAVKTESLRWHSPMLDDISGVRTWNKVNQGMIKMYRAEVLLKLPIAQHIFFGELIQFGHMDDDDALDVEEDEHGHRFSTHEHHGHYHGQGQAAGWGDCCGIPIPSVFAAAEQKQAQDRIPVRRIPFD, from the coding sequence ATGCCACCATCCGGAGCCTTGGCTCCCGAAGCACggcatgtgctcgtgcacaagctgcgcgagcCAGTCGAGGCGCCAAGTGTGTCCACAAGACCCACGGCACCTGGGCCTACTGATCCCTTCGAAGGGGCCCAAACGCCTCGCCGAGTGCCACGTACTTTCTCTAGCGACGCTTTACCACGGAAGCGCATCCTGACGCAGCGCCATCTCGATCACTTTTCAACGACAACGGCTTTTGCTGAGATTCTAGGTATGATACGCACATGCAACGAAGCAATTAAGGGGAAGAAGCTTAACGAAAATGTTGAGGAAAGTGTGCCCATCAAAGCCGTCTTGCACATCGTAGCACAGGTCCGGACTTTAGTGGACGAAACACCTCGCGACACAGAATCCGCACAAAACTCGCGCTTCGGCAACCCAGCTTTTCGCGAATTGTATAAAAAGATTGTTGAACACGTTGATACTTGGATGCAATCACTACCAGGTCTCGAAcacgacgcacgagcgcgtcaAGAGCTGGCCGTCTACTTTAATGAGGCTTGGGGCAATGCCAAGCGCATAGATTATGGCAGTGGTATGGAGCTCAATTTTCTGTGCTGGCTTCTTTGCCTTGTCAAGCTTGGTGTACTCGACCTGGACCGCGATGCTACGTCACTTGTGCTCCGTGTGTTCTGGAGCTACATCGAGACGATGCGCGTTGTCCAGGCAACCTATTGGCTCGAGCCGGCCGGCAGCCATGGTGTGTGGGGTCTTGATGACTATCAATTCTTACCCTTTCTCTGGGGCGCTGGCCAGCTTGTAGACCACCCGTACTTACGCCCCAAGTCGATCCACGATAGGGAAATCGTCGACGAATGTGCTCCTGCTTACATGTACTTTGCTTGTATCCAAGCCATCAATGCCGTCAAGACTGAATCTCTGCGCTGGCACTCAcccatgctcgacgacatcTCTGGCGTGCGTACTTGGAACAAGGTGAATCAAGGCATGATTAAGATGTATCGCGCCGAGGTACTCTTGAAACTGCCGATTGCACAGCACATTTTTTTTGGTGAGCTTATCCAATTCGGTCATAtggacgatgatgatgccTTGGAtgtggaagaagacgagCACGGCCATCGATTCTCTACCCATGAGCATCATGGCCATTACCACGGTCAGGGACAAGCAGCTGGATGGGGCGATTGCTGTGGTATACCAATCCCTAGCGTGTTTGCTGCCGCTGAACAAAAGCAGGCACAGGACCGGATACCTGTTCGCCGAATTCCATTTGATTGA
- a CDS encoding WD domain, G-beta repeat protein — protein MPCFGSQGSGWWHNVAQERPCSVWRKVSLFSEAQVMSTLLGVCQDIVATFLRTHDCPETLAAFEKECKRVPVANSAYNSVSRDLRTLVEYAASKASAHTALEALPPDATRPTAHFSTYKLERTLDYLHLGNILSVVPVTYPGVAGACIATTGADKRVVITHLATGDVVGMLEPSAPQDTQPHGHHAAVLCFAQHTTNPRYAVTSGMDGMLVVWDLAHDTPIQTLRDHRRFAVRVAFSHDARFLASASYDKTIHIYEDEQGRYVRRHTITLTSNPEALLFVRGAPDQAGERPWLVYTVRESVMLHYVGMPTHTTAWDVLTYNTNPDPDDFHASYSLLDLAMHPSGQYISAQTGDHGTPCALSSGSDHTLSRLLLMPLFSDKRHSTLWTESPSSSFTSPRHAWRKEGDGAWITGEDGILRLVGLDGRVHARVPCHGQHRDGDLSAASWRHGGNTVIKGVAVLYEKDTEHIITCGFDRTVRIVHPST, from the coding sequence atgccGTGCTTCGGGAGCCAAGGCTCCGGATGGTGGCATAATGTGGCGCAAGAAAGGCCCTGTAGTGTGTGGAGAAAAGTGTCACTTTTTTCCGAGGCCCAGGTCATGTCGACGTTGCTCGGGGTGTGTCAAGACATAGTCGCGACCTTCTTGCGGACGCACGACTGCCCAGAAACATTGGCAGCTTTTGAAAAAGAATGTAAACGCGTGCCTGTCGCAAACTCAGCTTACAATTCTGTCTCTCGCGATCTTCGCACGCTTGTGGAATATGCTGCGTCTAAGGCCAGCGCTCACACGGCCCTCGAGGCTCTGCCCCCGGACGCAACAAGGCCTACAGCACATTTTTCCACCTACAAATTGGAAAGGACGCTAGATTATCTGCATTTGGGCAATATCCTCTCCGTTGTGCCTGTGACGTACCCTGGTGTTGCAGGCGCATGCATTGCCACTACTGGCGCTGATAAGCGTGTCGTGATCACTCACCTGGCCACAGGTGATGTCGTCGGTATGCTGGAGCCTTCTGCACCACAAGATACCCAGCCACATGGGCACCATGCTGCCGTATTGTGCTTTGCGCAGCACACCACGAATCCACGGTATGCTGTCACATCGGGTATGGATGGCATGCTTGTTGTCTGGGATTTGGCTCATGACACGCCGATACAGACACTGCGAGATCATCGCCGCTTTGCCGTGCGTGTTGCATTCAGTCACGATGCGCGCTTTCTCGCCAGTGCCAGCTATGACAAAACCATTCACATCTATGAGGACGAGCAAGGCCGCTACGTCCGTCGACATACCATTACGCTGACGTCCAATCCTGAGGCTCTGTTGTTTGTACGTGGTGCACCGGACCAAGCTGGTGAACGCCCTTGGCTCGTGTACACAGTTCGCGAGAGTGTTATGCTGCATTATGTTGGTATGCCGACTCACACCACCGCCTGGGATGTGTTGACGTATAACACAAATCCTGATCCAGACGACTTTCACGCAAGTTACTCGCTATTAGACTTGGCCATGCACCCGTCGGGCCAATACATTTCTGCTCAAACGGGTGATCATGGCACTCCGTGCGCTCTGAGCAGCGGGTCTGATCACACACTCTCCCGCCTCCTTCTCATGCCGTTATTTTCCGACAAGCGACACTCGACGCTATGGACCGAGTCACCATCCTCCTCTTTTACTAGCCCACGACATGCATGGCGAAAAGaaggcgacggcgcatgGATCACGGGTGAAGACGGAATTCTGCGACTCGTCGGACTTGATGGCCGTGTAcatgcgcgtgtgccgtgTCACGGCCAACACAGAGACGGCGACTTATCTGCTGCCTCGtggcggcacggcggcaaCACCGTCATAAAAGGCGTGGCCGTACTCTATGAGAAAGATACGGAGCACATTATTACTTGTGGATTCGATCGTACCGTTCGCATTGTCCATCCCTCTACCTAA
- a CDS encoding TBC1 domain family member 10: MNEYSRHEWCRFATENGGIGSCIAAITCAGNKQAEHLAFRKGDQVTILCCLVQPGDSMYPQGWYLGFCGYMVGYFDGAHMESVPPLLGVGTLDRSMSPNERPFAKPVPLQSCTLSPNEFLVLYDPISRRETKRKNAPPVHHALLFQSLSPPSLPKSGEYDDVYSIYDTYFRPSTFVEPDVTNGTQEKEKDEPLTPERPIDKVLNVVPEQVPNRLLQQDDSTGGSNSLQDSPSFSSTESSFYAAAMTSPASQVRAQPKTEPIPTTPSKQSARVYASATGSPYHMERSRSQQAMASSPRLPRHGGAYSATPPTSPYRVAPTITSPASMAGSGLGSGTSRESPSAGPAPSLYGSPRSKMTLDVSEHALSDRAQLFQLWTTLLTDRSPTSRTLKKAQQLVHLGVPSALRGRVWLLLADKQVQPKRGVFDQMCQASSESQRQPDKYQFSILIEQDLHQCFPVSQPFDGMGGSTRDTIRRILHAYAFYNPKVGYTEGMCLLVGLLLTHLHAEDAFWLLDAIVHGYGMEHIYTGDMHRLHVDNLVVDELLRMVDVELHQQLRDLSIEPIMFLPGWILPIFVRTLPWATLVRVWDMFMCYGYTFLLRTAVAILCLCRQTLLQLPHEQRRMMTLRHLVFVPPGALSEVNVLNRALELPVTNKEIVRMEATAERLLQERVPSDATLEQEEGVRRAPSMQGKPMTKKTLRVLLGRKN; this comes from the coding sequence ATGAACGAGTACTCCAGGCACGAATGGTGTCGTTTTGCCACGGAGAATGGCGGTATCGGATCATGTATAGCCGCAATCACGTGTGCAGGGAACAAGCAGGCGGAACACTTAGCATTTCGCAAAGGCGACCAGGTGACGATCCTATGTTGTTTGGTGCAACCGGGTGACAGCATGTATCCCCAAGGCTGGTACCTTGGATTTTGTGGATACATGGTTGGCTATTTTGATGGCGCACACATGGAGTCCGTGCCGCCACTCTTGGGTGTGGGCACGCTTGATCGCAGCATGTCGCCCAACGAGCGTCCTTTTGCTAAGCCTGTCCCACTACAGAGTTGTACTTTATCACCCAATGAATTTCTTGTCCTGTATGATCCTATATCGAGGCGCGAAACGAAGAGAAAGAACGCGCCGCCAGTGCATCATGCCCTGTTGTTTCAATCCCTCTCTCCCCCGTCTTTGCCAAAAAGCGGGGAGTATGATGACGTGTATTCGATCTACGATACATATTTTCGCCCAAGCACGTTTGTGGAGCCCGACGTGACTAATGGGACCCAGGAGAAGGAGAAGGATGAGCCCTTGACACCGGAAAGACCGATCGACAAGGTGTTGAATGTCGTGCCAGAGCAGGTCCCCAACCGCCTTCTGCAACAAGATGACTCGACAGGCGGCTCAAACTCGCTACAGGACAGTCCCTCGTTCTCGTCTACTGAGAGCTCGTTTTATGCCGCAGCCATGACCTCGCCAGCGAGCcaggtgcgtgcgcagccAAAGACAGAGCCTATCCCAACGACGCCGTCGAAGCAGTCTGCCAGAGTCTACGCATCGGCGACAGGATCACCCTACCACATGGAAAGGAGTCGAAGTCAGCAGGCGATGGCATCTTCGCCACGCCTGCCGCGTCATGGAGGTGCATATTCTGCCACACCTCCTACTTCGCCGTACCGCGTGGCGCCTACGATCACGTCGCCTGCATCCATGGCTGGCAGTGGTCTAGGGTCAGGGACATCGCGTGAATCGCCCAGCGCGGGTCCTGCACCTAGTTTGTACGGCTCGCCCCGCTCCAAGATGACGCTGGACGTCTCGGAACATGCTCTGTCGGATCGGGcgcagctcttccagctgTGGACAACGTTGCTAACAGACCGCTCGCCCACATCGCGCACGCTGAAAAAGGCACAGCAGCTCGTTCATCTGGGCGTGCCAAGTGCACTTCGTGGTCGtgtgtggctgctgctggccgaCAAGCAGGTGCAGCCCAAACGAGGTGTATTCGACCAAATGTGCCAGGCGAGTTCAGAGTCACAGCGACAACCCGACAAATACCAATTTTCTATACTGATTGAGCAGGATCTCCATCAGTGCTTCCCAGTAAGTCAACCATTTGATGGCATGGGTGGATCGACGCGCGACACAATTCGCCGTATTTTGCACGCGTATGCATTCTACAACCCCAAGGTCGGCTACACGGAGGGCATGTGCCTGTTGGTTGGCTTGTTGCTCACGCATTTGCATGCTGAAGATGCTTTCTGGCTGCTTGATGCTATTGTGCATGGATATGGCATGGAGCACATCTACACAGGAGATATGCATCGCTTGCACGTGGACAATCTTGTGGTGGATGAGCTCCTTCGCATGGTGGACGTCGAATTGCATCAACAACTGCGTGACCTTAGCATTGAGCCGATCATGTTCCTTCCCGGGTGGATTCTCCCCATCTTTGTGCGCACTCTGCCATGGGCtacgctcgtgcgtgtaTGGGATATGTTTATGTGCTATGGCTACACATTTCTGCTCCGCACAGCTGTGGCAATTTTGTGCTTGTGCCGGCAAACTCTGCTACAGCTGCCGCATGAGCAACGCCGCATGATGACTCTGCGTCACCTCGTGTTTGTGCCGCCAGGTGCACTGTCGGAAGTGAACGTGCTAAACCGTGCCCTTGAATTACCAGTCACGAATAAAGAGATTGTGCGTATGGAAGCCACGGCGGAACGACTTTTGCAAGAGCGCGTTCCTTCAGATGCCACTTTGGAACAAGAAGAGGGGGTAAGACGTGCCCCGTCGATGCAAGGTAAGCCCATGACGAAAAAGACCCTGCGGGTCTTGCTGGGACGTAAAAATTAG
- a CDS encoding NIMA-related kinase 2: protein MRAVAASGSRPTSGGGAYVLEGYEALDVIGNGTFGLIRKVRRKSDGMLFARKELNFERMNERDRKHIVSEVNILRTLQHDNVVRYEERYVDTENGILYIVMELCEGGDLGTVIKRCRRTKTHLPEESVWSFFAQMTAALEACHYRTVAPSMSGAPRTVQAILHRDLKPENVFLDADQNVKLGDFGLSKQMAAQAFANTYVGTPYYMSPELATGQPYDIKSDVWALGCIVYELCALCPPFDASNQTELTRKIKQGAVPALPRPYSRDLQEAVNAMLQLDHRRRPTTRQLLQIRQIKMACRTHDIAVLHKHVRVEKERLHAQTLALEKREALLQAREQKLAVQTQELQEWSDYPSRSKALDERALLLNQRELELCRREESLQQWSVEKGRMQETISQLRRELEEKNALHASLSSHDTSLKPSRTRQRKTLKGEEILRARMAEGAVSLPMKGRLTDDEWIDDDEPVRHAPTSTIPNLDRMRRLEADMSDCSMKDASCMWREALPLRARTGDTPKRTSMPNAVHEEEEEPSMPTSRTMPMNLNCLPQEPQWLLMDEEERPSPFLKRVNRIPLEALKSDVSDVDTGVKLEPGPFKPPSSRTSAAASYDQENVPCPRTRIMTEHRRRRSSLLRPADARPAQTNIPRLDSIRSRTHGIPSSPSTRSLRPFSAAQRAR from the coding sequence ATGCGTGCAGTTGCAGCCTCTGGCTCCCGGCCAACTTCAGGTGGTGGCGCATATGTACTGGAGGGATACGAGGCACTAGATGTGATCGGAAATGGCACATTTGGTTTGATACGCAAAGTTCGCCGCAAGTCGGACGGCATGCTGTTTGCTCGCAAGGAGCTCAACTTTGAGCGCATGAATGAGCGCGATAGAAAGCATATCGTATCGGAAGTCAACATTTTGCGAACACTTCAGCACGACAACGTAGTACGTTACGAAGAGCGCTATGTCGATACGGAAAATGGTATTCTCTACATTGTGATGGAGCTGTGTGAGGGCGGCGACTTGGGCACCGTGATCAAGCGTTGCCGTCGCACCAAAACTCACCTTCCTGAGGAAAGTGTGTGGTCGTTTTTTGCGCAGATGACGGCGGCTTTGGAGGCATGTCATTACCGAACTGTGGCACCATCCATGTCCGGTGCACCCCGCACAGTGCAAGCCATATTACACCGCGATCTCAAGCCCGAGAACGTGTTTCTCGATGCCGATCAGAATGTTAAACTGGGCGACTTTGGCCTCAGCAAGCAGATGGCGGCGCAAGCTTTTGCTAACACATACGTCGGAACGCCATACTACATGAGCCCCGAGCTAGCCACAGGTCAGCCATACGACATCAAGTCGGATGTGTGGGCGCTAGGGTGTATTGTGTATGAGCTTTGTGCCCTGTGTCCACCGTTCGATGCTTCAAATCAAACTGAACTCACTCGAAAGATCAAACAGGGAGCTGTGCCTGCCCTCCCACGGCCATACTCTCGCGATCTGCAGGAGGCCGTTAATGCCATGCTCCAACTTGACCACCGCCGACGtcccacgacgcggcagctgctccaGATCCGCCAGATCAAGATGGCTTGCCGCACCCATGATATTGCTGTCTTACACAAACATGTTCGGGTTGAAAAGGAACGTCTGCACGCTCAAACACTTGCTCTCGAAAAGCGTGAAGCACTTTTGCAAGCGCGCGAGCAAAAATTAGCGGTGCAGACGCAGGAATTACAGGAGTGGTCTGACTATCCCTCACGCTCTAAGGCTTTGGATGAACGTGCTTTACTTCTCAACCAGCGTGAATTGGAGCTGTGCCGTCGTGAAGAGTCTCTCCAGCAGTGGTCAGTGGAAAAAGGTCGTATGCAAGAGACCATTTCACAGTTGCGCCGCGAACTGGAAGAGAAAAACGCATTGCATGCTTCTCTATCTTCCCATGATACCTCTCTTAAGCCATCTCGTACAAGGCAGAGAAAAACGCTGAAAGGCGAAGAAATACTTCGCGCACGTATGGCGGAAGGTGCCGTGTCTCTTCCAATGAAAGGCCGCctcacggacgacgagtggatcgacgacgacgagcccgTACGCCACGCACCCACAAGTACCATACCAAATTTAGACCGCATGCGACGTCTGGAAGCCGACATGTCTGACTGCTCGATGAAGGATGcctcgtgcatgtggcgcGAAGCATTGCCGCTCCGAGCACGGACGGGCGATACGCCCAAGCGCACTTCGATGCCCAATGCCGTTCacgaagaggaagaagagccaTCTATGCCAACGTCTCGTACCATGCCAATGAACTTGAACTGCTTACCCCAAGAGCCACAGTGGCTcttgatggacgaggaagaaCGGCCCTCTCCCTTCCTCAAGCGTGTGAATCGTATTCCACTCGAAGCCCTCAAGTCGGACGTGAGCGACGTGGATACGGGCGTTAAACTCGAGCCTGGTCCATTTAAACCACCTTCTTCACGCACGAGTGCGGCGGCATCATACGATCAGGAAAATGTTCCATGTCCCCGCACGCGTATCATGACAGAACACCGGCGTCGACGTTCGTCTCTCTTACGCCCCGCTGATGCTCGACCAGCACAGACCAACATTCCACGCCTCGATTCGATCCGTTCTCGCACACACGGCATCCCGTCCAGTCCATCCACACGCTCTCTGCGTCCCTTTTCTGCCGCTCAGCGTGCGCGGTAA
- a CDS encoding protein FMP21 has translation MTILTRLSRQGVMPVRLLHVSKIMASDAPFQRVGPVPLPKEEQQEFERLVREKQNVMPFTTNNEDGKPQNLHPDARVGPSTEFDGDVNPDTGEVGGPKTDPLRWKSEWTYGGRATDF, from the exons ATGACGATTCTGACTCGCTTATCTCGGCAGGGCGTCATGCCTGTGCGCTTGCTCCATGTGTCCAAGATCATGGCTTCGGATGCCCCGTTCCAGCGTGTCGGCCCTGTCCCTTTGCCGAAAGAGGAACAGCAAGAATTTGAGCGTCTCGTGCGCGAGAAACAAA ATGTCATGCCATTCACTACCAACAACGAGGATGGTAAGCCACAAAACCTGCACCCCGACGCCCGCGTTGGACCAAGCACGGAATTTGATGGCGATGTGAACCCTGACACTGGCGAAGTGGGCGGGCCCAAGACAGATCCGCTTCGTTGGAAGTCTGAATGGACGTATGGTGGCCGTGCTACAGACTTTTAG
- a CDS encoding SRP40, C-terminal domain protein — translation MTSTVPGEPHSALTPNAAKKVQNTPANSKKKKSKIPPANNMTTPGDSRQVSPVAKRRKSQHAQPIHDSSLTMAMDSTWQTILAFRTSFGKGFQRVLDPTFNLDHARQIVQQKYGLDSSTPVALSYQASDGMSIDLEDKEDIRAFQVYASREPVVTLHADFDQAKIGSAGKAQEATISSTPSKSRGRRGGRSKSANNAANDAAGAPPNVAASESAPRQDVAETSMAEVSANLHEMSQDAPQPPSGKRKSPKRAEPVPEPVPEAAPEPAPEAGSAESIQRPDDDDDEDVPLSQQSVSNASTGTPSPEKPRRHRRTKAEMEAFRAEQAAKKLEKEQSSQAHKSSSQSEEADAADTTTASVGDETTIVHDNHNDEPARTASASIQALEASGPAAMQQRLSELKAKKQRKNAAEREEQKLLMDRIKEKGLPATAAEPAETSSLNTSHTATNGTSAPPRVTAPDVSTTEDVSHADDTQPFISQPESHLPASPTRVHGPSPRPPAPVESTPRRSSSSVFVDAPERPPNTDSSAQAHRNSSGAFTKLSELKPSALRRTVSQQEGPQTPATSSDTPASESESESESDSETGSDSDSDSDQTSQPALPASKMAGASAAASAENASSAKRKRTFFSALS, via the exons ATGACGTCCACTGTCCCGGGGGAGCCGCACAGTGCTCTCACACCTAACGCAGCAAAAAAAGTTCAGAATACTCCTGCAAACTCTAAAAAGAAAAAGTCGAAAATTCCGCCAGCGAACAACATGACGACGCCAGGTGACTCCCGACAAGTTTCGCCTGTAGCCAAGCGGCGCAAATCACAACATGCTCAGCCGATCCATGATTCGTCTCTCACAATGGCCATGGACTCCACATGGCAAACCATTTTGGCTTTTCGTACCTCGTTTGGAAAGGGATTTCAGCGTGTCCTTGATC CGACATTTAATCTCGATCATGCTCGCCAAATTGTGCAGCAAAAGTACGGACTTGACTCATCAACGCCCGTTGCTTTGTCTTACCAAGCTTCCGACGGTATGAGCATCGACTTGGAAGACAAAGAAGATATTCGTGCGTTCCAAGTCTATGCCTCGCGCGAGCCTGTTGTCACGTTGCACGCTGACTTTGATCAGGCCAAGATTGGTTCTGCTGGAAAAGCGCAAGAAGCCACCATCTCATCAACGCCATCTAAATCGCGTGGTCGTCGTGGTGGACGCTCCAAGTCGGCCAATAATGCTGCGAAtgatgctgctggcgcCCCACCAAACGTTGCGGCCTCAGAgtcagcgcctcgtcagGACGTAGCTGAGACATCTATGGCTGAGGTCTCTGCTAACTTGCATGAGATGTCACAAGATGCACCTCAGCCGCCTAGTGGCAAGCGCAAGTCGCCCAAGCGAGCAGAGCCAGTGCCGGAACCCGTGCCAGAGGCCGCACCCGAGCCAGCGCCAGAAGCTGGCTCTGCTGAGTCCATCCAGCGACcagacgatgatgacgacgaagatgTACCGCTTTCGCAGCAATCTGTCTCTAACGCATCGACTGGCACTCCAAGTCCGGAAAAACCGCGACGACACCGACGCACCAAGGCAGAAATGGAGGCATTCCGTGCTGAACAAGCAGCGAAGAAACTCGAGAAAGAACAGTCAAGTCAAGCCCATAAGTCATCCAGTCAATCTGAAGAAGCAGATGCAGCTGATACTACGACAGCTTCCGTGGGTGATGAGACAACGATTGTGCACGATAATCATAACGACGAGCCAGCTAGGACAGCTTCTGCTTCCATCCAAGCGCTAGAAGCATCCGGTCCTGCTGCCATGCAACAGCGCCTATCTGAACTCAAGgcgaagaagcagcgcaagaatgctgctgagcgcgaAGAACAGAAATTGCTCATGGACCGGATCAAGGAAAAAGGACTGCCTGCGACGGCTGCCGAGCCTGCCGAGACCTCTTCAC TTAATACATCACATACTGCAACCAACGGCACTTCCGCGCCACCGCGTGTGACTGCGCCAGACGTGTCTACAACAGAGGATGTCTCGCATGCAGATGACACGCAGCCGTTCATCTCTCAACCAGAGTCGCACCTTCCTGCCTCTCCTACCAGAGTTCACGGCCCTTCTCCGAGACCACCTGCGCCTGTTGAgagcacgccgcggcgctcttCATCATCGGTCTTTGTTGACGCACCAGAGCGTCCTCCTAACACTGACTCGTCCGCGCAGGCACATCGGAACTCGTCAGGTGCATTTACCAAGCTGTCTGAGCTCAAACCTTCGGCCCTTCGCCGTACTGTTTCGCAGCAGGAAGGTCCACAGACCCCTGCGACATCGAGCGATACACCTGCATCCGAGTCGGAGTCGGAATCAGAGTCAGATTCAGAGACTGGATCTGATTCggactcagactcagaccAAACTTCGCAACCTGCGCTCCCTGCGTCCAAGATGGCCGGGGCTAGTGCAGCGGCATCTGCAGAGAATGCATCGAGTGCCAAGCGGAAACGCACATTCTTTTCGGCACTCAGTTAG
- a CDS encoding signal peptidase complex subunit 3: protein MYSIPQRINLVSAFALSVVSVLSFFVALSGLQIGAPTSDIRLRKADVVYGLARYHADRRPQHYLETRLDVDLDTSPLFTWNTKQVFLSLTASYESPQTGQHDVVIWDTIVKDKESARVKRKNLRNKYGLRELSRSFENVTSIDFRVEWNVMPYVGIMQRGVMPRSRSYAVTQNPELQHQSPVIVPY from the exons ATGTACAG CATTCCACAGCGAATTAATCTGGTCTCGGCATTTGCTCTCAGTGTTGTGAGTGTTCTTTCTTTCTTTGTAGCGCTATCTGGCCTGCAAATTGGCGCGCCAACGAGTGACATTCGCTTGAGGAAGGCAGACGT CGTTTATGGACTTGCGCGATACCACGCAGATCGTCGCCCCCAGCATTATTTGGAGACGCGTCTTGATGTGGATTTGGACACGTCGCCTTTGTTCACCTGGAATACAAAGCAGGTGTTTTTGAGCTTGACTGCATCGTATGAATCGCCTCAAACGGGCCAACATGACGTGGTGATTTGGGATACCATCGTCAAGGATAAGGAATCTGCCCGTGTTAAGAGAAAGAATTTGCGCAACAAGTACGGTTTACGTGAGCTTAGTCGATCATTTGAGAACGTAACATCGATTGATTTCCGGGTCGAATGGAATGTCATGCCGTATGTGGGTATAATGCAGCGCGGGGTGATGCCACGGTCTCGATCCTATGCGGTAACACAGAATCCCGAGCTTCAACATCAGTCACCAGTCATTGTGCCATATTAA